In the genome of Enterococcus hirae ATCC 9790, one region contains:
- the glyQ gene encoding glycine--tRNA ligase subunit alpha gives MSKKLSVQDMILTLQKFWSSNGCMLMQAYDTEKGAGTMSPYTFLRAIGPEPWNAAYVEPSRRPADGRYGENPNRLYQHHQFQVVMKPSPENIQELYLESLRLLGIDPLEHDIRFVEDNWENPSMGCAGVGWEVWLDGMEITQFTYFQQVGGLPCKPVTSEITYGLERLASYIQEVESVYDLEWSDGVKYGEIFKQPEYEHSKYSFEVSDQELLLSNFDRFEKEAKRCIDENLVHPAYDYILKCSHTFNLLDARGAVSVTERAGYLSRIRNMAKSVAKIFVAEREKLGFPLLNKNTANPETVKEAE, from the coding sequence ATGAGCAAAAAATTATCTGTACAAGACATGATCTTGACGTTGCAAAAATTTTGGTCATCAAATGGGTGCATGTTGATGCAAGCCTATGATACAGAAAAGGGGGCAGGTACAATGAGCCCATATACCTTTTTACGAGCAATTGGACCAGAGCCTTGGAATGCAGCATACGTAGAGCCTTCTCGTCGCCCAGCCGACGGTCGTTATGGGGAAAATCCGAACCGTCTGTATCAACATCATCAGTTCCAAGTAGTGATGAAACCATCACCTGAAAATATCCAAGAACTTTATTTAGAAAGTTTACGTTTATTGGGGATCGATCCTTTGGAACACGACATTCGGTTTGTCGAAGATAACTGGGAAAACCCTTCGATGGGCTGTGCCGGTGTTGGTTGGGAAGTTTGGCTCGATGGAATGGAAATTACACAATTCACGTATTTCCAACAAGTCGGCGGTCTGCCATGTAAACCAGTGACATCTGAAATTACTTATGGTTTGGAGCGCTTGGCATCCTACATCCAAGAAGTAGAAAGTGTCTATGATCTTGAATGGTCAGATGGCGTAAAATATGGGGAGATTTTCAAACAGCCTGAATACGAGCACTCCAAATATTCATTTGAAGTCAGTGATCAAGAACTATTATTAAGTAATTTTGATCGTTTTGAAAAAGAAGCTAAACGATGCATTGATGAAAATTTAGTTCATCCTGCCTATGATTACATTTTAAAATGCAGCCATACATTCAATCTACTAGATGCTCGTGGGGCAGTTTCTGTCACAGAACGTGCTGGTTATCTGTCACGTATCAGAAATATGGCAAAATCTGTTGCAAAGATTTTTGTGGCAGAGCGTGAAAAATTAGGATTTCCTTTATTGAATAAAAACACGGCAAATCCAGAAACGGTTAAGGAGGCTGAATAA
- the glyS gene encoding glycine--tRNA ligase subunit beta translates to MAKELLLEIGLEEMPAHVVTPSMKQLEQKTAKFLDEHQLSYDTIETFSTPRRLAIKVTNIPERQADSEEELKGPAKKIALDSDGNWTKAAEGFVRGQGLTTDDITFKELKGVEYVYVTKYTHGQPAKEVLTGLADVIKSLTFPVTMHWANFDFEYIRPIHWIVALLDDEVIPFEILDVTTDRTSRGHRFLGETVRFAHANEYEEKLQEQFVIAAPHKRKEMIVQQATELAEKNHWTIDLDEKLLEEVNNLVEYPTVFAGDFEEKYLSVPEEVLVTSMKEHQRYFEVRNDQGLLLPHFISARNGDRVKLENVIRGNQKVLTARLEDAEFFYNEDKKIEIETFVDKLKSVTFHEKIGSIYEKMQRVQVIARILGKSVGLSPEELTDLQRAAEIYKFDLVTNMVGEFPELQGIMGEKYARLHGETSAVATAIKEHYLPISSEGDLPETKIGAVLAIADKLDSIFSFFTVGMIPSGSNDPYALRRQAYGIVRIIEAKNWAFPLVRLQREIDQAINEDQERFGVQLSDGQQAVIDFIKGRFRQLLTTKQIRHDVIDAVLNAKQSDLTKVFAAAQLFKERLDEEEFKPSMEALTRVVNLAKKAQETTTTEINPALFENEAETALYQAVAEMKKQFGTQTLKEDYDQLVALRPLIETYFDQTMVMIDDPAVRNNRLAQLKQIAEMALSIASLDQIITK, encoded by the coding sequence ATGGCAAAAGAGTTACTTTTAGAAATCGGGTTGGAAGAAATGCCTGCCCATGTAGTTACACCAAGCATGAAACAACTGGAACAAAAAACAGCAAAGTTTTTAGATGAACACCAATTGTCTTATGATACAATCGAAACTTTTTCAACGCCAAGACGTTTAGCGATCAAAGTAACCAATATCCCAGAACGTCAAGCAGATAGCGAAGAAGAATTAAAGGGTCCGGCTAAAAAAATCGCATTGGATTCAGATGGAAATTGGACGAAAGCCGCAGAAGGGTTTGTACGTGGTCAAGGTTTGACGACTGACGATATTACCTTTAAAGAGCTGAAGGGTGTAGAGTATGTGTACGTAACCAAATATACACATGGACAACCAGCGAAAGAAGTATTGACTGGACTTGCAGATGTCATCAAAAGTTTGACATTTCCTGTTACGATGCATTGGGCAAATTTTGACTTCGAATATATTCGTCCTATTCATTGGATTGTTGCTTTACTAGATGATGAAGTGATTCCTTTCGAGATTTTAGATGTTACAACAGATCGCACATCACGTGGTCATCGTTTCTTAGGAGAAACAGTTCGTTTCGCTCATGCCAATGAGTATGAAGAAAAATTACAAGAACAATTCGTGATAGCTGCGCCACATAAAAGAAAAGAAATGATTGTCCAACAAGCAACAGAATTAGCAGAGAAAAACCATTGGACGATCGATTTAGACGAAAAGTTATTAGAAGAAGTGAATAATTTAGTCGAATATCCCACAGTTTTTGCTGGCGATTTTGAAGAAAAATATCTGTCTGTCCCTGAAGAAGTATTGGTTACTTCAATGAAGGAGCACCAACGTTATTTTGAAGTAAGAAATGACCAAGGATTACTCTTGCCACATTTTATTTCTGCTCGAAATGGGGATCGTGTCAAACTAGAAAACGTGATCCGTGGAAATCAAAAAGTATTGACTGCTCGTTTAGAAGATGCAGAGTTTTTCTACAATGAAGATAAAAAGATTGAAATCGAGACTTTTGTTGATAAATTAAAATCAGTGACTTTCCATGAAAAAATTGGAAGCATCTACGAAAAAATGCAACGAGTACAAGTTATTGCTCGTATTTTAGGTAAATCTGTCGGCTTATCACCAGAAGAGTTAACGGATTTACAACGTGCTGCTGAAATCTATAAATTTGATTTAGTGACCAACATGGTAGGTGAGTTTCCAGAGCTTCAAGGGATCATGGGTGAAAAATATGCGCGATTACACGGCGAAACATCAGCTGTAGCAACAGCTATCAAGGAACACTATCTGCCAATTTCAAGTGAAGGTGACTTACCAGAAACCAAAATTGGTGCAGTATTAGCGATTGCAGACAAATTAGATAGTATCTTCTCTTTCTTTACAGTTGGAATGATCCCAAGTGGGTCAAATGATCCGTATGCTCTTCGTCGTCAAGCGTATGGGATTGTCCGCATCATCGAAGCAAAAAATTGGGCATTTCCATTGGTTCGTTTACAACGTGAAATCGACCAGGCAATCAATGAAGATCAAGAACGTTTTGGCGTCCAGTTATCGGATGGACAACAGGCAGTCATTGATTTTATCAAAGGACGTTTCCGTCAGTTACTAACTACAAAACAAATCCGACACGATGTGATTGATGCAGTTTTGAATGCAAAACAAAGCGATTTGACAAAAGTTTTTGCAGCAGCTCAACTGTTTAAAGAACGTTTAGATGAGGAAGAGTTTAAGCCATCGATGGAAGCATTGACTCGAGTGGTTAATTTAGCGAAGAAAGCGCAAGAAACAACGACAACAGAGATTAATCCTGCATTATTTGAAAATGAAGCTGAAACAGCACTTTATCAAGCGGTAGCAGAAATGAAAAAACAATTTGGTACACAAACGCTGAAAGAAGATTATGATCAACTTGTTGCTTTACGTCCATTGATAGAAACGTATTTTGACCAAACCATGGTCATGATAGACGATCCTGCTGTCCGTAACAATCGTTTGGCACAGCTGAAACAAATTGCTGAAATGGCACTATCAATAGCAAGCTTAGATCAGATTATCACTAAATAA